Within the Osmerus mordax isolate fOsmMor3 chromosome 21, fOsmMor3.pri, whole genome shotgun sequence genome, the region CACACAACAACAGAAGGctcctcagaatcagaatcagaatgggatttattcgccgtgaaagtttgcacagacaaggaaattgctttggcaggaaggtgcatacaataaacatataggaacctcaaatttaaatatgtggaccaTCTATACTAATctgtacataaactagcagtactaagtggaattagaattaaataaaatatacaataaaatacaataaaataaagtgAGTTACACACGCAGTGTGCTTCTAAACCACAATGGACCATCGATGACATAAATACTAGTATGCAGATCTGAAATCTGCATACTGCATATCTTTAAATCCGTTTTTTCATGCGTCACCGGTGGGATATGATGGGATTCCCGCCTTCTGCGTGGAATCCCATCCAAATGAAATCCACCCCCTCTCAACAACTGAAACAACATGTGGGCTTTCGGAGGCATAGACAACAATACTCATTACATAGTTGTGGATCCCAGCCACCTCCTCTAATGAGCAGATGAGAGGTCAGGCTCTCCACTTACTGAGCTCATGCTGCAGCCACTTGGGGCTCTCGGGCCGAGGCGAAAGGAGACCCATGGGGATGCTGTCCCTGCCCCTCCAGCTGCCCTCCTGCCAGCCCCCCCAGGGCACCTTCTCCAGGGCGTCGTCGTAGCCCGCCGGGCGGCCCTCTGGCTGCTGCCAGCCTCTCTGCCCGCCCGTGTCGGCCTCTCGGGCGTAGGGATTACTGTGCTGGTGTTTGCTCCTGGAGGGGCTGCAGATAGGAagagagttgagagagaggggaggggaggggagagaggacagttgACAAACACATGTTGCTGGttgatatatttatatatacttatatataAGTATTCAAGTATCATAGTCAGAAAGATTATTATTGAAAGCTTGTTGACCCACACCCACCCTGGCAGTCATGTCCCACAAACGGAACAGTACATTATTAGCATTAGTCACATACTTTATCTTTCATGTAGCTCTGATTGTTTCTGTATGTATTTTAGAGGAGCTATTATTGGAAGCCAGGCTATAAATCACACCTTCAAGATGTTGCCATCACCCCAACCTTGACAAACAGTAACTTCAAATGACcttgccccccaccccatccacaCTCAAACCCACCCTGGTTTCTATTGACAGCAAGATGCATTTACTTTCATGAACTGAGTGGTGACTCCCATACAAAATGCAAATGTATGTGTCCAAGATAGGGGAGGTAAAATGATCAAAGATAAAATAGACACAAAGTCACAACATAAAAGTGTCAAACCTCCTGTCGACCTCCAGTGTTTCGCTGTCATGGTAGGCAGGGTTGAAATGTCCCCCGTTGTAGTGTGACATGAGATCCTCGATCTTggacttctcttcctcctcttactcAACAGAGGCTTTCCCCCTCTTTTATGCTCCTTCTTCAGTCTCTCGTTCCTTCGCTAGTGCGCCGCAGTCTTGGATGTCCACCTATTCTTGGTAAACACGCCTGGTAGTCATCAAACATCTCCCATTACAAAGAAAGCAAACTAGTTGTCGTGTTCAATGATGCAGTTCTGGTATAGAATAAAGATCCTATACCTAGGCTAACATTAAGACTTTCATGGTAAGGTCTTGATTACATCGACAAATAATGGTATTCAGCACACCACTTATAATAAAACTGCATTTTACTCCATGTACATTCAAACAGCTATAACCCAAGGGAAACCTGTAATTTAACTCTTTTCCTATGCCTCCGTGTAATTCATTATTAATGAATACTGCGGATAAGGTTTCTGACAGACAATTTGTGGTTCCTCGGTGGCAGAAGTAGGAGTATCAGTACAGGAAAGACAAATCTGAATAGCAAAAGAACAATCTGGAGAAAAAAATCTGAGTGGATGTTCAAACATTGCTGTCCTAACAAGTCAAAATGGATCACAGTGCTATCAGTAAATGAAGCTCCATTGAAATAATGTTACTCAAATACTATACTATTCAATTTCCATGAAGTGATATAAAGTATACACACTTCACCATAATAATTAAAGTGTGTCATAATAATAAGTCACCATAATAATTAACCATGATAAAAGTTATGTACAAACTAGCTTTTCAACTTACATAGATTCGATTGTCTTCTTCAAGTTAAATAAATGCAAGCTAATCCAAAATTATTCCAGTGTTACAGTATTAAAGTGCTGCCTGGTGGGGACAAGAGAATGAGAGTGATACCTGTGGACAGCAGTGGTGTACACGGAACTGTGGTCTAAATTCATAAAGTTGAAAGTTCACTGGCTTTGAATAAATCATGAAAATCCCAAGGCTCTTTGCTCTAAAGACAAACATTATAAGGACTCCCATGAGTTGAAACCTAATTGGAATATATACTTAATATGTTGCCAGGAAATGATAAACCTTTAGATTAATACATAGTGAAAGCTGAATAATGTCCACTTTTCACTGGGAATGCAAACATTACCTATTCAAGCAACTATAATGATTAACCTTAAACAGGGTTCTCATGGTCTGTATGAAGCACAGATTAAACCAGATGATTTTACCCATACCAATGCTTTTACTGATACTAAATAGCCTACTCCTCAAAAAGGTTTTTATTGAATCATGATTAATACAGTTTGTGTTTTGTCGATATAGGTTAAACAATAATGCATTTCGCAAAAACTAAACTGATCAATTAACATTAGTTACAACGTCAATAATGCCGTTTTATATCAACATAACGTGCATTTGTTATGTACAGTTAGTAAATAATCTTTTATTTTGCCTATTTATTTTTAGTTAAGTCCCCCTGGATTTCAGGAAGTGGATGTAGGCATTGTTTTCCTACTCCATAGTAAACGGGAGCTGTCAGGCTAGCAAAGTTGGACAATTCTTTGATGGTCGCTAAACGTTCGTGAAGAAGACTAAAAATGGAGATAGACTCAGGTAAACTATGCCAACTACATTTTTCTGACTTTTAACAATATAGACAGCTGCTGTTCTTGCCCTCATTGGTGGTAGCTAAAGTTAGCTAGGCAAACTAAAGTAGTTAGCTAGCGTTACAGAACTGTAGCCAGCTAGCTTATAACTGCGGTCTGACTGCAGCTTATCTATTACATTCTTTCTGGCTATTATTCTAACAACAAACATGTTTTCAGACACCTTTTCATGTCATGCTTGTTAGCAAACAACATATGAATACATTTGTTATATTTGGCCTTTGGACGATCACTTTGATGTTATTTCAACTTAAATGTAATTGAATAATGAATAATGCCCATTCATACTCAATTAACTCTACCAATGCAGGTATTTTTCTGGACAATTGAGTCCTATTTTAGCCAACCACAACCACCAACAGTTCTCCACCATGTCTATTTAATAACAGTGTTCTACACGGACCGAACTGGACCAGTCAGCAACCCTTTGCTAGACCAGCTGCCGAGCTACCAGTCTCTGCTGTACCGCAGGAAGCCGTCACATTCGAGCAGTACAAAGCGCAGGAGCAGCACCAGAAACAGGCTGGGTTCGACCAACAGTGGGAGATGGGGGACGACCACCGTGGACAGAGCGGCGGAGAAACAGAAAAGCCAGACCGTTGAAAGAGCTGTCAGAGAACTGCCGAAGCCTATgggagagagacgcagagacaTGTGAGCAGgcgatacacccccccccccctccagacacaTTAAGCCTAGATAAGCACCATAGGTAGAACCGAAACACACTTACAATCAAGAGTCTTCATTGACATTGTTTTTAGTCATGCTTAGAAAAatgggtgtaaaccaagcccctCTGTATCCTATCTGTTAGTCACAAACCTGTGGCATCATGTACAGTACAAACTCATTTTACTGCTCTATTAGGATGTGAAACTCACATACAAGTCACATAAAATGAACTTTTTGCTGAATCTTACATCTAATCACGTATTTGCCAGACACAGATTATACCTGGTCTTTGATTTATAAACAAGGAAACTTTGATCTTATGAGTCGCGACTGATCAATATCAAGAATGTGCCCGACAAACTGAACTGTATTGCGTTCATTGACTTCATGAGCGCAATGGACTAACCGATGCTCCCTGCCGACGGTGCCCACCCCCCCAGGGACCAGCGTCTGGAGCAGGCCAGGGAGCTGAGCAGCTGGAGGCAGTGGAGACAGAGCGCCAGACGAACCCtgcggaggctgggggagggcgcCCGCGACTGGCTCCACTCCCTGGAGCTCTGGAGGGGGGACATCCACCTCATTGAGGGTGAGgtcggggggagagggtgggtcgggatggggtggggggtagcTAGCGGTGAGAGGTTTATTTTTAATGACAACGTGAGTCTCGCTAGCAAGGGTTAGCGGTTTGACAGTTACGCTTTGACTGTAACACTTCTAAGGaacttgtggtgtgtgttggtgtgcatggAAAGCTAAATATTAAACCAGTGTTTTCCCTATTTGGGAAAAGTTGGCAACCTTGTTACCCATTGTTTATACCTTACAGGCCTTGATGAATCAATTTATTTGTTATACCTAATTTACTGAAGGTTTGTAGGTAACTGTTTGGATAAATATTGGCCGTGCTTATCTGCAAAAGCCGCACACCGGTTCAACAACAGTTttgatgttctctctctctccctctctctcttccctctttctctctccacccctccctcagggATGTTCGGTACAGGGATCCTGTCCTACTTCTCCTTCCTGCGCTACCTGGTCCTGCTGAACTtcgtcatcttcctcctcatgtTCAGCTTCGTCATGCTGCCCATCATCATCGCCCCCCATGCCTCAGGGAACGCCACCTATAACCAGGCGGACGGTAACACAAACTAGCTTCGGAACCAGTTCATACCGGTATAATTCAGCACGTGCCAGTTTATACCAGTAGAAATGCGCAAAAAAACCTGTCTCTTACTTCTCACAGTCCAAGAGAACGGATACAGTAGGAGCATGGACATAAATGTCATCACATCAGACCCTCAATGTTATCCGAGGAGTCATTTTGCATTGtagtcttaaaaaaaaatatataatccaATTAGCCCGCAGATAAGCTATAAACGGAGTGCTTCCACCATTTCCAATGAGCACAACAGACCAGCCTGTGCTGAACTGACCCACGGGGTGGTATGTGGCTGTGCTCCACAGGCAGCGTGTGCAGTGTCTACCCCAGCAGCTCGCGTCGAGGCCTGGTGGTCTTTCACCAACACATCACTGACTTACTCTCCGGAGGGGTATGTCGCCCGTTCTCCCCGGACGTTCTGCCTTCATGAGTGTTTACTGCTGATATAAAACTCTTATTTTGAAAGCAGAGACATAACGTTATGTATACTGTGTTCTGAATACAGAGTTTTATGGATGTGAGGTATCTTTAAAGTGTGGGATGATGGGAAACCGAAAAGATAATGATGATGGgaaattgagtttttttttatggACCGGTAGTAAGTGAGTTCTCTGGACTGTGACACACAGGGTTTTCTGGAGCAGACCTACCTGTTCTATGGCTACTACCAGGTGGATGCCATCTACTTCCCTGGGTTCAGATACAACCTTCCTCTAGCCTACCTGCTGGTCACCATAGCCTACCTCTTCCTCAGTCTCATATGGATCGTGAAAAGGTACCGTCACCAGCATCTACAAAAGTGCTGTTCTTTGGGGCTGAATAAGTCGAATTTCAGCCAAGGTTATACTGCTACTAATTAATGCACAGTTACAAATCAACAGTCAATTCAGATATCATAATTATTGATATTGATACATTGTACATTTAAATGATTTGTTTCTCCCAGATCTGCCACGGGGTTCAAGCGTAACCTGGTGCAGGACGAGGACCGCTTCCAGAGCTTCTGCAACAAGATCTTTGCCGGCTGGGACTTCTGCATCACCAACGAGAACGCGGCCAGGCTGAAGCGGAGCAGCCTGCTGTACGAGCTCAAGGTGAGGCGAAGGGGGCCTCAAGGTGAGGCGAAGGGGGCCTCAAGGTGAGGCGAAGGGGGCCTCAAGGTGAGGCGAAGGGGACCTcaaggggaggcgagggggccTCAAGGTGAGGCGAAGGGGACCTCAAGGTGAGGCGAAGGGGGCCTCAAGGTGAGGCGAAGGGGGCCTCAAGGTGAGGCGAAGGGGACCTCAAGGTGAGGCGAAGGGGGCCTCAAGGTGAGGCGAAGGGGGCCTCAAGGTGAGACGAGGGGGCCTCAAGGTGAGGCGAAGGGGGCCTCAAGGTGAGGCGAGGGGGCCTCAAGGTGAGGCGAGGGGGCCTCAAGGTGAGGCGAGGGGGCCTCAAGGTGAGGCGAAGGGGCCTCAAGGTGAGGCAAAGGGAGCTCAAGGTGAGGCGAAGGGGGCCTCAAGGTGAGGCGAGGGGGCCTCAAGGTGAGGCGAAGGGGCCTCAAGGTGAGGCAAAGGGAGCTCAAGGTGAGGCGAGGGGGCCTAAAGGTGAGGCAAAGGGAGCTCAAGGTGAGGCGAAGGGGCCTAAAGGTGAGGCAAAGGGAGCTCAAGGTGAGGCGAAGGGGCCTCAAGGTGAGGCAAAGGGAGCTCAAGGTGAGGCGAGGGGGCCTAAAGGTGAGGCAAAGGGAGCTCAAGGTGAGGCGAAGGGGCCTAAAGGTGAGGCAAAGGGAGCTCAAGGTGAGGCGAAGGGGCCTCAAGGTGAGGCAAAGTGAGCTCAAGGTGAGGCGAGGGGGCCTAAAGGTGAGGCAAAGGGAGCTCAAGGTGAGGCGAAGGGGCCGCTGTCGACGGGAGAGAGAGTCTGTTTGGGACTGCAGGTGTTTGCTTTCACTGCACGGAGGGATGGCTTCTATCCCAAGTGAGAATGCGAGTTTCAACAAGTTTGCTTTGCCCGTGCCTGCTAAATATGTCGTGCAAGCAGCCCCGGCGATGCCTCTTCTTATTCAGTGCTCGCGTATTTTGTGCTTtcttatcgttttttccccCCAAGCTTTTTTGAAGGTCGACATTACATTAAATGATGTCAAGCTCGCACATCTGACCACAGCTGGTCACCATAACGATACCATTTTCAATTTTCTTCACGTCACTCTTTGCCAGactgacctggaggaggagcggatCAAGCAGAAGATCGCCGACCGCACGCGAGGGCAGCGGTGCAGGATCTACCTGATCCGACTGATCCTCAACCTGTTTGTGGTGGCTGTCCTGGCCGCCTGTTTCTACAGCATCTACAGGGCCACCATCTTCTCCCAGACAGTCCAGGTCACCAAGGTCGGTAGATCATCCATCCTGGGGAAAGTGTTGGAGAATGCTAGGCACTGGTTGTTGGGTTTTACAAAACAATACGATGGTAAGAATGGGAATTCTTACCATTGAATGTTAGCAGAATGTTTACAGATGGTTGCGGAGTTCAGAGTGTTCTCTATTGCTTGTCATCAGTTATTGTAAACTGAAGCTTTTTTTGTGAAACGTTTTTCAACATTTTCTGAAAATACAGAGTAactgaagaaaaacaaaacactgaaAAACAGTTGTAAGTTCGGTTAAAAACCGAATATATTCTATAACTACTATATATTGAGTGGTTCCCAAACGTTATTTTAGTTTCTGATTTTGTTAATCTAAATGGCCTAGTTTATTTCATAAAGAGGTAACATACTACTGTACAGTTTTACACCCTATTACAGTAGTAACTTTGCTCTGCACAAAGTCCATCCCAGTGACGTATGCAAGCTTTGGTTTTCCGTGGCGTCCGCCAGGTGAACTTCCTGCTGGACCTGATCTACGAGTACCTTCCGTCCATTGTCATCACCATGGCCAACttcatcacccccctcctcttctccttcatcaTCAACTACGAGGACTACTCCCCTGCCTTTGAGATCCGCTTCACCCTCATGaggtacacatttacatttacatttagtcatttagcagacgctcttatccagagcgacttacagtaagtacagggacattctccccgaggcaagtagggtgaagtgccttgcccaaggacacaacgtcatttggcacggccgggaatcgaaccagcgaccttctggttactagcccgattctctaaccgctcagccacctgactccctacacgcCGCGTAAAGATGGGCGAACATCTTGAGGTGTTTCGGATTCACCTCGGAGTTTGCGCCCAGTAGGATCGTTTGTTGCGCTAAATCGAGTCACTTGAACGTGTACCAGGTCAGTTAAActtctccctctatttctctcattgcttcctccctccctctctctctttctctcttcctctcctctgtctgtccgtgttctctctccccccccccccccccccccccccaggtgtgtgttcatgcgtcTGGCCAGTATTGGGGtgctgctgttctctctctggtctcagaTCACCACCTGTAAGGAGCAGCCCTGCGTGTGTGGCTACAACCACGTCCTCTACTCTGTGAGTACAGCCCTCAGGTGTTTATTCCTCTCCTGTAAATGATCTAGCAAACGAGCGTACTGTATGGTTACTGGTTTGTGTCAGGGTTTGCTTAAGTTGAATTCATTGTAATGTATTGGATTCTGTGCTTGCCTGTCGTCCTGCACAGTGCTGGGAGACACGCGTGGGCCAGGAAATGTACAAGCTCACGATCTTCGACTTCATCATTATCGCCGCCGTGACTCTCTTCGTGGAGTTCCCCCGGAAGTACGTGTGTTTCACACCATTGAATGTTAGTCAGTCACGGTAGAAGCAGTGTATCTTGGATACAGCTTTGTAAAGAGCAGTGtcgtacacacacagtccacagtAAAGGAAATCCTTCTTCCGTAACCTGTCCGACCACCATGCATTTACCACTGCCACTTCAACAGACTGTACAGAGAACCAAAATCCAGCATAACTGTtttatttctaatctgtctccctcccttgtCCTTCCTATCTGTTTCCTTATcaaccttaccccccccccccccccaattgacCTCTATCTGTATCCCCATCGAACCTAACCCTCCCTCAATTGACCTCCACCTATCTGTAAACCCCATCcacctaaccctcaccccccccaattGACCTCCCCCTATCTGTTTCCCCACcaacctaacccccccccccccacccccatccctccctcccacaggcTGATGGTGAACTACTGTGACTGCGGCCTGGCCAAGTGGTGGGGCCAGCAGGAGTTCGCCATCCCCCAGAACGTGCTGGAGATCGTCTACGGCCAGACCATCTGCTGGATCGGCGCCTtctactgccccctgctgcCCGCCATCTGCATCATCAAGTACTTCATCATCTTCTACATCAAGAAGGTAAAATCGAGCATTCACAGCTGCCAGGTAGAATGAAGGGTTTCTATTTCAAGCCTGGGGAAAGAGTTGAACGCCACCAGTTTGTGGGGAGGAATTGAAGCTTGCCTCAGTTTTCCCATATTGTGTGTCTTTATCTCATTTACTGTATAGAATACCAGGGTGTTTGCTAGCTATTCACCTCTGAACCTTAGCTATTCAAGTTCCCTATCAAAGATGGTCTAAAATGGTGATATTGTCTTGTCTTAAACCTCAGGGGTATATATTCTATATTTATGTTTACAAACAGTAGGACAGTTCCCATTGAGTACTGTGCAAAAAATCTTCGGCACCCAAGACATTAATATTGTCTTGAATATTTCTATTTGTCTCTTCTGTATTTGTGcggcagtataaaagtgcaacGTCAAGAACATTTTAGTTTTAGTCTTTGACATTTTTCCTTCAAGCATTTTTGTATTTGTGCCTAACACTTTTGCCCAGTACTGCATATTGTAGCCTGGGGCATGTGAAGTGACTGAAGAGGCACGTTCACATCAACCAACATATTGTGTTACTCACGCCTGCTGCTCCCTGTGTGGCTGCAACTCCTCCAGGTGTCCCTGGTGAACAACTGTCGTCCAGCCACCCGGCCATTCAGGGCCTCCAGCTCCAACTTCTTCTTCCTGGCCGTGCTTCTGATTGGCTTAGCCCTGGCCTGCGTCCCCGTCGCCGTCAGCATCGCCCAGTGAGTACACGGCCATAGCTGCAATGTCACCACAGCCTGTGTGTTCACCGCTCGAAACGAGATGCCGTTTAAAGGGGCGTGCCCCCGAAACTTCGAGTCATGATACCAGAGCTCAAACACATACCCCCGCAGCAACAAAGCTAACGGAGCTAGCGTAGCTAACGGAGCTAACGtctcctccgccccctcagGATCAGCTGCTCGCAGGCGTGCGGTCCCTTTGTTAACTACACCACCTCCTGGGAGGCCCTCCCCCGCACCGTGGCCCAGCTGCGCCCCGAGGCTCGCTCCGTCCTCCTGGCGCTCTCCTCCGAGGCCTCCGCCGTGTCCCTCTTCGTCATCACGTGGTACGTTTGAAAAagatagcctagcctagcctgtgtgttttttttattaatttttttatgTGGGGAGTGCAGGTCTATTATACAGTAAGGAGTACAGTTGTTACTCCTTTTTATATGTCGGGTTAGGGTtacctaactaactaactaaccctAATATTATGTTACACTGTATGTTGTGCTCCATTGGTCACACTGAGTTGTTACTAGCGATCCCTGCGTGTCGCGTTAGTGTGTTTTTATCATTaattcctgtctgtgtctctccagccTGGCCATGTTTTATTTTATCGCGTTAGCCGGCGCCCACAAGAGAGTCATTAACCAgttgagagagcagctggaaatGGTGAGTACACCTTAGAAACTTTGCAGTTTTGGTGCTTCTGAGAAGGCTTCAAAGACTAATtttagtgtttgttttttttcttcacattgCATATTTTTGTCTACGACTTGATATTGCCGGTTATATAATTTGGGATAGGTGGAAGTAAGGAGCCTCTTTCACTTCTTACTTTGACCCGTTACTGTGTTGTACAATCACACAAATGAGCTCTGCTTGAGGAGTCCCAGCACTGTAAGATCACATTATGTGATTAGAAACCAAGCTTATATGTCTCCAGCATCACATCTAGTACAGTACAACAGTTTTTTGTTTCACAAAAATGTTATTCCTCAAATACAAAGATTTATTGACCGTTGAATCGTATTTACTGTAAAGCCATTCACTTGACAATTATACCAGTGACATTTAATGGACAACTGGACTCTCCCTGTGGGACTGTTATGTCCAGGAGTTTAAGAGAGAGGGTTAAcgtgtgtttctctgttctcCAGGAGGGTCGAGACAAGCGTTTCCTCATCCAGAAGTTGTGTCAAGCCCAGAGGGCCCAGACCCGTTCTCAATCCCGGCCTCGCGCCCAGTCCCACCCAGACAGGCACAGCCCCAACTACCAACTACCATCCCCCACCTACCCCTACAACTCTGGTCTGTTCCTGGTCCAACCTCCCCCTGACTCTTCCACCCACGTATAAACCACAGAATAAGAGTGAGCGCTGTAGAGCTCTAATAGATTTGAATGGATGCTAAAAGTTCTGAAACCACAGAATTATTGTTTGAGATCTTAATATTTGGAAAGGACtgccttttatccaaagtagaTTTGAGCATGTTCAATCTTTTAACTACAATATTGGGACCAATGATTtgaacatgaagctcaaaaaaactgCTGCTATCCTATTTTAGGGTGCATAGCTCCACTGTAGCTACTATAAGAATGGCCTGCTATTTTGTAAGAACATGAGAATCCATTCCATCACTTTTTCCTTCCAAGAAGGACTTTTATTATGAAAACCACTACAAAACTTTGAATTAAGTTAAATAAATATTCCATGCCAAATCTGGCCCATGTTTTCTAAGCTTGAATGCCCATGAACAAAATGTCCACATATCAATTGTAATTATTTTTACAATGACTTTGTTGCTATGTTTATGAACTATTGAACATATTTTAGCTCTTGTCATGATTCCTTATTGTTTTTTCAAAATGGTGTGCTATTGAATTGGTATATATATTGTATACGTGCCTTGCCCCGAGTTTCCACTACTAAGTTGAAAATACTAGCCTAATGGTTTACTCTTACTGCCTGCACCAAGGCTATGGTGAGCGCTTTACCTCAAGTATTATATcctctgtgttgttgtgttttggtgTACTGTTACAGTTAGAATGGTCTGTACTTTTACCATTCTGGGAATATGTTGGTTTGATACCTTAACCTTGAATTCTTGATCtaaaataaataagtaaataaatcAGTGTATCTGGATTCCACCATATGCCACTGTGTTATCAGCAATAAATTGAATctacttagagagagagagacagagagacagagagagagagacagagagagagagagagagagagagctccctCTACAGCTGACTGGAAGGAAACACATCATTAGAGGCTGACACAGGTTTTCTATAACATAATCTCCAAGTCTGCCCGCAAGGATGCTCTGCAGCAGAAAAGCACAGATGACCCAGGCTGGCAGGCACATGTTCTGTTTCTTCATGTCTCTCTGATAGATGTCTGTTTCTCCCCAGAGAGAATGccacttttatagcattttggAATTCCAAAGGAAGTTCGGTAATACTTTTGAATAATGGTCCATTGTTAATGAGTAGCTTggcaggaagtaataggtagaACTACATTAACACCAAACTTTATATGGAaaccaagattaactaagcagGAAGTAATAGCAAATTTAGTACAAAGGTACTAAGATTCACTTTTGagacatgttacttttgtgattagtaattaattggttattctttcttaattggtcatagttcacaagtagttctcaatgaggatatatgtatttagtaataatcaaatacctaccaaggaactatCTTTGTACTAAATTtgctattacttactgcttattaatcttggttccatattaagtttggtgttaatgtagtaggcctactacctattacttcctgcatagctactcgttaacaacggaccattattctaaagtgtacGAAAGTTCCTTGGAAATGATATACTGAAAAACAAATAGCATTACTGTTTCCTGATTGATTGTAAGAGATAGTGAAAGAAAGTGTgactgcgtgtatgtgtgtgtgtatgtataagaaagtgtgtgtgtgtgtgtgctgactgcTGAGTAAGGGATAattacggtggccctgaagtgcaaatcacacccactaatatgagtgcatcccccaaatgaaaccccccccccaaataccaataaactccccccaaataggatgacgtgctcacctcccccaaataggaaacgacattacattaactcaaacacattacattaactcaaaacggaaagggatGGTACTACACTTCGTCGCTGATTGGATGCAGTAGGCAAACTAACAAGAaataagaaattgatcgacagaagtacaaaatgcaatagcctgacagagttaccgTGCACCaagacatttgtttggctatcgaagaatgtagcaaatagtaggctacttatgcaaaagtataaattgcgtgttaaacgtaaaaatcgatagccaaacaactatcctggtccacgtaactctgtcattgtggCATTTCGTTCTTCTGTCGTGGACTATTAGTTTTTTATTCTGAAAAGTCCTGCTTCCTTCAACTGCGCTTTTAGCGTgcgcataggctacttattttaatattgtgaaacgttaacagcatatctaagattatttcataggaatgaccctgattaaaataaagaGTCGTGTCATGACTCTGAATTGTTAACACAAATGTTTCTTCTTTCCTTCCAACCAAAACGATCAAGTTCATGATAATGACAGAGGTACGTGCACCAGCAtggttgtttggctatcgatgtttacgtttaacacgcaattt harbors:
- the LOC136965255 gene encoding transmembrane channel-like protein 7, which translates into the protein MEIDSVFYTDRTGPVSNPLLDQLPSYQSLLYRRKPSHSSSTKRRSSTRNRLGSTNSGRWGTTTVDRAAEKQKSQTVERAVRELPKPMGERRRDMDQRLEQARELSSWRQWRQSARRTLRRLGEGARDWLHSLELWRGDIHLIEGMFGTGILSYFSFLRYLVLLNFVIFLLMFSFVMLPIIIAPHASGNATYNQADGSVCSVYPSSSRRGLVVFHQHITDLLSGGGFLEQTYLFYGYYQVDAIYFPGFRYNLPLAYLLVTIAYLFLSLIWIVKRSATGFKRNLVQDEDRFQSFCNKIFAGWDFCITNENAARLKRSSLLYELKTDLEEERIKQKIADRTRGQRCRIYLIRLILNLFVVAVLAACFYSIYRATIFSQTVQVTKVNFLLDLIYEYLPSIVITMANFITPLLFSFIINYEDYSPAFEIRFTLMRCVFMRLASIGVLLFSLWSQITTCKEQPCVCGYNHVLYSCWETRVGQEMYKLTIFDFIIIAAVTLFVEFPRKLMVNYCDCGLAKWWGQQEFAIPQNVLEIVYGQTICWIGAFYCPLLPAICIIKYFIIFYIKKVSLVNNCRPATRPFRASSSNFFFLAVLLIGLALACVPVAVSIAQISCSQACGPFVNYTTSWEALPRTVAQLRPEARSVLLALSSEASAVSLFVITCLAMFYFIALAGAHKRVINQLREQLEMEGRDKRFLIQKLCQAQRAQTRSQSRPRAQSHPDRHSPNYQLPSPTYPYNSGLFLVQPPPDSSTHV